The Bombus pascuorum chromosome 9, iyBomPasc1.1, whole genome shotgun sequence genome has a window encoding:
- the LOC132910701 gene encoding high affinity copper uptake protein 1-like has translation MHMSFHVGENEVILFDVWHAVDGKGIGWSMVGIILLTSIYEGLKSYRDHLFINTARLWKTKDRRSRTSFLFSRIHFLQTIIHVIQLIIGYCLMLIFMTYNIWLCLAVALGAGLGYWLFAWEKSSGDNIDCCL, from the exons ATGCAT ATGTCATTTCATGTCGGTGAAAATGAAGTTATTTTGTTTGATGTATGGCACGCGGTGGATGGAAAAGGTATTGGATGGTCGATGGTTGGCATTATTCTTTTGACGTCTATATATGAAGGATTAAAAAGCTATCG CGATCATTTGTTCATCAATACAGCACGGTTATGGAAAACGAAAGATAGGAGATCTAGGAC GTCATTCCTGTTTTCGAGAATACACTTCCTCCAAACAATTATCCACGTTATTCAATTGATCATAGGATATTGCCTTATGCTAATTTTCATGACGTACAATATTTGGCTCTGCCTCGCTGTGGCGTTAGGTGCAGGTCTTGGTTATTGGCTGTTCGCTTGGGAAAAGTCCAGTGGTGATAATATTGATTGCTGCTTGTAA